GATTCCTAAATCAATTTAAAAGAGATAAGTGGACATACGATACCATTTTAGGAATCAATCACGATCGTGATAACCATGATCACTTTAGTGTACTTCTACAAGTTAAATACGATTACAAAAAAGGTCTAAGGTTATTTTAATGAAAAAATTATTATTACTTATACTAGCAATGCTAATGTCATCATGCTCACTTCTATACGGAAAGCTTGGTGGTGACTTCGACTACGAACCAAATGAATATGATAAATTACCTAAGCATGTGAAAGACTTTGTTAAAAAGTCTTATGACGGAATTGATCTTAAAAAATTAAAAGATACACACCTGCATATAGTAGGACTTGGTAATAGTGGTAGTGGTATTTGGGTAAATCCTGAAATGCAAGATTGGTATAACCACTTATCAAAATATAATCGTTTCAATGTTTATATTACTGCTTCAGGTGTTGATGATGAATCTCTTGCTGATGAACAGTATGTTTCTCGTCTTGTTGATCTTATGACGTATCAGCCACACTTTATCCAAGCTTACGCTCTAGCATTTGATTACCACTATAAATTAAATGGTAGTAAGGATTTAAAGCACTCAGAGTTTTATGTACCAAATGACTATGTATGGAATTTGTCACAAAAATATCCAGTAAACTTTAAGATGGTTGCCTCTGTTCACCCTTATCGTAAAGATGCAATTCAAGAGTTGGAGAAATGGGCGGCTCGTGGTGTGAAATTTGTTAAGTGGCTTCCAAATGCAATGGGGATCGACCCTGCAAATGAAAAGGTTATCCCTTTTTATAAAACTCTTAAAAAATATAATATGACACTTATTACTCACGCGGGTGAGGAAAAAGCCGTGGAAGGGGACAAGTTTCAAGAGCTAGGAAATCCTCTTCGTCTTCGACACGCTCTAGATCTTGGTGTTGATGTAATTATCTCCCATGCGGCTTCACGTGGTAAATGTGAAGACTTAGATAACAATGGAGTTCAGGCAGAGTGTTCTGATCTTTTCTGGAGATTATTTAAAGAAAAGAAATATGAAAAGAACCTCTTTACTGATCTTTCGGCCCTGATTATTTATGAAAGACTAAGCGAGCCTCTAATTGAGATGATTGAAAATAAGCAGTTTCACCATCGCGTAATGTATGGATCAGACTATCCATTACCTGCTATCAACTGGATCTATAGAACGACAGATTTAGTGGAGAAAGGATTTATCACAGAAGAGGAAAGAGAGATCTTAAATGAGATCTACTCAATCAATCCGCTATTATTTCACTTTGTAGCACTAAGAACAGTAAAGCATCCAAAGACTGGTGAGAAGCTCACTAACGAGGCCTTTGAGATGCCAACTCGTCTTTTGAAAAAGTAAAAAACTATTTTCTAATAATTGCCATCGTCAGGCGAGAGATACAAACTAATTTATCTCTCTCGTCTGTGATGCGGATATCCCAAATGTGTGTCGATTTACCTATGTGCACTGACGTGGCCTTTGCTTTTACAATTCCAGACTGAACTGGACGAACATGATTAGCATTTATCTCTAAGCCAACTGCATAGTACTTAGAAGAATCCAAAATAATATTTGAAGCGATTGAGCCAACTGATTCTGCAAGAACACAACTAGCACCTCCATGAAGGACACCAAAGGGTTGTCTCGTTCGTTCATCTACTGGCATAGTCGCTACTAGATAATTATCTTCAGCTTCTGTTATAGTAATTGCTAAGTGTTCAACACAGCAGCCTGCGTTTAGTCTATTAACTTCTTTTAAATCAAGATTATTAAATAAATTTTCCATCAGTGAACCTTCTTTAACCCATTCATGTAATTAAATTAACGTTTTGTTAACATCTGCATTTATTTTATGGTTATTGTTAAAAGAGTGGAAGGGTTGGGTAATTTTTGTTACAAAAGCCTCTAGGACAGGAAATTCAGTAATATTTTGCTCATCTATGACGATACTTGCTATATATTGCTGCTCAGTTTAAAATTACACAAAGTACTTAAAATTAGGTGATTTTTAATGTTAAACCAAAGAACTATAGCTAAAAAAGTGATGATTACGGGAATTGGAATCCATTCTG
The DNA window shown above is from Bacteriovorax sp. BAL6_X and carries:
- a CDS encoding hotdog fold thioesterase, whose protein sequence is MENLFNNLDLKEVNRLNAGCCVEHLAITITEAEDNYLVATMPVDERTRQPFGVLHGGASCVLAESVGSIASNIILDSSKYYAVGLEINANHVRPVQSGIVKAKATSVHIGKSTHIWDIRITDERDKLVCISRLTMAIIRK
- a CDS encoding amidohydrolase family protein, coding for MKKLLLLILAMLMSSCSLLYGKLGGDFDYEPNEYDKLPKHVKDFVKKSYDGIDLKKLKDTHLHIVGLGNSGSGIWVNPEMQDWYNHLSKYNRFNVYITASGVDDESLADEQYVSRLVDLMTYQPHFIQAYALAFDYHYKLNGSKDLKHSEFYVPNDYVWNLSQKYPVNFKMVASVHPYRKDAIQELEKWAARGVKFVKWLPNAMGIDPANEKVIPFYKTLKKYNMTLITHAGEEKAVEGDKFQELGNPLRLRHALDLGVDVIISHAASRGKCEDLDNNGVQAECSDLFWRLFKEKKYEKNLFTDLSALIIYERLSEPLIEMIENKQFHHRVMYGSDYPLPAINWIYRTTDLVEKGFITEEEREILNEIYSINPLLFHFVALRTVKHPKTGEKLTNEAFEMPTRLLKK